The following proteins are encoded in a genomic region of bacterium:
- a CDS encoding autotransporter-associated beta strand repeat-containing protein, with translation MKIQMMLTGIHDGRGWMGRRLAEVVVLALGILCGGGIPGAFAASQWFDSDTLTTIGPASGTTTGGLSWADSGGSFMWANTSTGTNNPVQWGSGNDAFFTAAGTATVTVNTATANSLNFSAGKWVFLPGSGDLTIINGITNSLNVMFGNGITLSGNQTWYQSAGTLTVTGALNGTSHVLTKTGDGILVLTNAANNSLAGLIVNSGKLQAWRGGNVLGGSSTPVTLGQTNQTSLAILQLDTDAAGNTTFSMGDLTNAGSGQLILNAAQTSYTNILGAGNLAPRVGTATLKITPQNGLGKREIVTFTGGVTPVNGMLGPWLVDSLTGNFVTYGAGGLTDVVYDATSWDATKKVSITTSTVNQDTNVYALRMGVGNTVTVNAGAVLSNASGGFIMESSGSILGQGTVAVGAAEMIVYENFVNGTFATIAPVISGSGGLTKFGAGILVLSNLTYTGNTMINDGSLTVAPLTDTTYSYSIQGPGNLVKAGNANLTLSGATGTVNSVTNNSGTLTLANSERMTLLGAMAFGNPGASLVITNNSQLSSAGDITIGNSINSNAVLLVGGSLGSSVWNVAAMKITVGGANATGNVLRIDGAGVTGGAMVTNVGTFTLGGNATNAFNNSLIIANGGQFWQNGSIRFGNWPGANSNNLTVQGGNNVTSTFGIVGASVSFGGTGATGNSIRIDGLGYTGSARFTSANQFVNVSGASSIGCGNILIVTNGGWMTAPGFVFGNSGVGNMATIVGAGSKLDASGSGYLTVGGGNATNNMMTVADGGQVIVTNVSNLNGGIGGAASGIALGNSLIITNRGIVTHTNANAFTFFIGGMSGSGSAAISNSVLVSGSGSVFNCSTLTIGAETTGSTATGNWMQVESGGVVTNVATLCVGYMTDASAGGASVGNKLIITNGGQVFASIVKVGVPASGAAAPLNSSVLVTGGGVLDANTLRISTNTSNTISNRAGVYQFTSASPTIDPLGVGNIDIASGVISFRNVTNADVFCNQGSGNLNPSSYMSWSGANAFRLNNATNGAAASQAYIFDTGRGATNYAGLEMVSGKTAYTNGSVTIGAGGWLTFLNTSNIMWGVVTNSGVMTFNNSSVIFTNSLVVNGGTMVWTSNSTVNVKGPMTLPASMIFSNALGMGLSDTPTVLTASGGFAGSSPSGWTVYPNNHRVGISGDGKSLVLVPRQPGFLFYVF, from the coding sequence ATGAAAATTCAGATGATGCTGACAGGGATTCACGATGGACGGGGATGGATGGGGCGGCGTTTAGCGGAGGTCGTAGTTTTGGCGCTTGGCATCCTGTGTGGTGGGGGTATCCCCGGAGCTTTTGCGGCTTCGCAGTGGTTTGATTCTGACACTCTCACCACGATCGGGCCGGCCTCCGGTACCACCACGGGCGGTTTGTCGTGGGCAGACTCCGGGGGCAGTTTCATGTGGGCGAATACCTCGACTGGCACCAACAACCCAGTCCAGTGGGGAAGCGGTAACGACGCTTTTTTCACCGCCGCCGGAACGGCCACCGTGACGGTCAACACCGCCACGGCTAATTCCCTGAACTTCAGTGCGGGCAAGTGGGTTTTTCTTCCCGGCAGCGGCGACCTGACGATTATTAATGGTATTACCAATAGCCTTAATGTGATGTTCGGCAACGGCATCACCTTGAGTGGCAATCAGACGTGGTACCAGAGTGCCGGTACCTTGACTGTGACCGGCGCGCTCAATGGCACGTCCCACGTGCTGACCAAAACCGGCGACGGAATACTGGTGTTGACCAACGCGGCCAACAACTCGCTGGCCGGCCTGATTGTCAACAGCGGCAAATTGCAGGCGTGGCGGGGTGGCAACGTGCTTGGTGGTTCTTCCACTCCCGTGACACTGGGTCAGACCAATCAAACGTCCTTGGCCATCCTCCAGCTCGACACCGATGCGGCGGGTAACACCACCTTCAGCATGGGCGACCTGACTAATGCCGGCTCCGGGCAACTCATTTTGAATGCGGCGCAAACAAGTTATACCAATATCCTGGGCGCAGGCAACCTGGCGCCGCGTGTTGGCACCGCGACGTTGAAGATAACGCCGCAAAACGGGTTGGGCAAACGCGAGATAGTGACCTTCACCGGCGGGGTGACGCCTGTCAACGGCATGCTCGGGCCCTGGCTGGTGGACTCGCTAACGGGGAACTTCGTCACCTACGGCGCCGGTGGTTTGACCGACGTCGTCTACGACGCGACGTCGTGGGACGCCACTAAGAAGGTCAGTATCACCACTTCCACGGTGAATCAGGACACCAACGTGTACGCCCTGAGAATGGGCGTCGGCAATACCGTGACCGTCAACGCGGGCGCGGTGTTAAGCAATGCCAGCGGCGGATTCATCATGGAATCATCAGGCTCCATCCTCGGGCAGGGCACCGTTGCGGTCGGCGCGGCGGAAATGATCGTGTATGAAAACTTTGTGAATGGAACTTTTGCTACGATCGCGCCGGTGATCAGCGGCTCAGGCGGGTTGACCAAGTTTGGCGCGGGCATTCTGGTGCTGTCGAACCTGACGTATACCGGCAACACCATGATCAATGATGGCTCACTGACGGTGGCTCCGCTGACCGACACGACTTACAGCTACAGCATTCAAGGTCCGGGCAACTTGGTCAAGGCGGGGAACGCCAACTTGACGCTGTCGGGGGCAACCGGGACGGTCAATTCGGTAACCAACAACAGCGGCACGTTGACGCTCGCTAATAGTGAACGAATGACCCTTCTCGGGGCAATGGCCTTCGGTAATCCTGGGGCCAGCTTAGTGATCACCAATAACAGTCAGTTGTCTTCGGCCGGCGACATCACTATTGGAAACTCCATCAACTCGAATGCCGTCCTGCTGGTTGGTGGCTCTCTGGGTAGTTCTGTGTGGAATGTTGCTGCCATGAAAATTACAGTCGGGGGGGCCAATGCGACAGGCAACGTTCTGAGAATTGACGGTGCTGGAGTGACTGGCGGGGCGATGGTTACGAATGTGGGCACGTTCACCCTCGGGGGGAATGCAACCAATGCGTTCAACAACAGCCTGATTATTGCCAATGGCGGCCAATTCTGGCAAAACGGCTCGATTCGCTTTGGGAATTGGCCCGGCGCGAACAGCAACAATCTCACGGTGCAAGGCGGCAATAACGTCACCTCTACCTTTGGCATTGTCGGGGCCTCGGTATCCTTCGGCGGCACCGGTGCCACTGGCAACAGTATACGCATTGACGGCTTGGGCTATACCGGTTCGGCCCGCTTCACCAGCGCCAATCAATTCGTCAACGTATCTGGAGCTTCATCAATCGGGTGCGGTAACATCCTGATCGTGACCAATGGCGGTTGGATGACTGCCCCTGGTTTCGTTTTCGGTAACAGCGGTGTCGGCAACATGGCTACCATCGTTGGTGCAGGGTCGAAGCTTGATGCCAGCGGCTCGGGCTACCTGACCGTCGGCGGCGGCAATGCCACGAACAATATGATGACTGTGGCGGACGGGGGGCAGGTTATTGTGACTAATGTCAGTAATCTAAATGGGGGAATCGGGGGGGCGGCCTCCGGCATCGCGCTGGGCAACAGTCTGATCATCACCAATCGCGGCATTGTCACCCACACCAATGCTAATGCCTTCACCTTTTTCATCGGCGGCATGTCTGGTAGCGGCTCGGCGGCCATCAGCAATTCGGTGTTGGTTTCAGGCAGTGGGTCTGTCTTTAACTGTTCAACACTCACGATCGGCGCCGAAACCACTGGTAGCACCGCCACGGGCAACTGGATGCAGGTGGAGTCGGGCGGCGTGGTGACCAACGTGGCTACCCTTTGTGTCGGCTACATGACCGACGCGAGTGCCGGCGGGGCCTCGGTGGGCAATAAGTTGATCATCACCAATGGCGGCCAAGTGTTTGCCTCTATCGTGAAGGTCGGTGTTCCTGCCAGCGGCGCCGCCGCTCCCCTGAACTCCAGCGTTCTGGTGACGGGGGGCGGTGTGCTGGATGCGAACACCTTGAGGATAAGCACCAACACCAGCAACACCATTAGCAACCGCGCCGGCGTCTATCAGTTCACCTCGGCTTCGCCCACGATCGATCCGCTAGGTGTCGGCAATATTGACATTGCCAGCGGAGTGATCTCGTTCCGCAACGTGACCAACGCGGATGTATTCTGCAACCAGGGAAGCGGCAACCTTAATCCGTCCTCCTACATGTCCTGGTCCGGCGCGAACGCCTTCCGCCTGAACAATGCGACGAATGGCGCGGCGGCATCGCAGGCTTATATCTTCGACACCGGCCGCGGGGCGACCAACTATGCAGGTCTGGAAATGGTCAGTGGCAAAACGGCCTACACCAACGGGAGTGTGACGATCGGCGCGGGCGGTTGGCTGACCTTCCTGAATACATCCAATATAATGTGGGGCGTGGTGACGAACTCCGGCGTGATGACCTTCAACAACAGTTCGGTGATCTTCACGAATAGTCTGGTGGTTAATGGGGGGACCATGGTCTGGACCTCCAATTCCACCGTGAATGTGAAGGGCCCCATGACGTTGCCGGCCTCGATGATCTTCAGTAACGCCTTGGGCATGGGCTTGAGCGATACCCCGACGGTGCTGACGGCCTCCGGCGGCTTTGCTGGCTCTTCTCCCAGTGGTTGGACCGTATATCCCAACAATCATCGCGTGGGCATCTCCGGAGATGGCAAATCGCTGGTACTCGTTCCGCGGCAACCGGGTTTCCTGTTCTATGTGTTTTAA
- the alr gene encoding alanine racemase — protein MPRPIQATIHTQALIHNLAVARRSAPDARVWAVVKANAYGHGIERVFEGLRGADGFALLDLAEAQRVRDLGWRGPILLLEGVFEPRDLELCSRLDLWHTVHCDAQIDMLAALQTHLPHHVFLKMNSGMNRLGFAPDQYRSAWARLSALPQVDKISLMTHFADADGPKGVAHAMDIFAATTHDLPGERTLSNSAATLRHPDIARGSNWVRPGIAIYGSAPDYPEHSADQWSLQPTMTLAAKIIAVQPISAGDGVGYGSSFVAQQDMRLGVVACGYADGYPRICPTGTPVLVDGVRSRTLGRVSMDMLAVDLTPVPQSGQGSVVTLWGRAANGTVLSIDEVALQAQTVSYELMCALAQRVPVVVAQ, from the coding sequence ATGCCCCGCCCCATACAAGCTACCATCCATACGCAGGCACTGATCCACAATCTGGCCGTAGCGCGCCGTAGCGCGCCTGATGCCCGGGTCTGGGCCGTGGTCAAGGCCAACGCCTATGGTCATGGAATCGAACGGGTGTTTGAAGGCCTGCGGGGGGCCGATGGCTTCGCCTTACTCGACCTGGCGGAGGCCCAGCGGGTGCGTGACCTTGGCTGGCGTGGGCCTATCCTGCTGCTGGAAGGGGTGTTCGAGCCGCGTGATCTCGAGTTGTGTTCCCGGTTGGACTTGTGGCATACCGTGCACTGCGATGCCCAGATTGACATGCTGGCAGCCCTCCAGACCCATCTGCCGCATCATGTTTTTCTAAAAATGAACTCGGGGATGAACCGTCTGGGCTTTGCACCGGACCAGTACCGCTCCGCATGGGCCCGACTGAGCGCCCTGCCCCAGGTGGATAAAATTTCCCTAATGACCCACTTCGCCGATGCGGACGGCCCCAAGGGGGTGGCCCATGCCATGGACATCTTCGCAGCAACCACCCATGATCTGCCTGGTGAACGCACCTTGAGCAATAGCGCAGCCACCCTGCGCCATCCTGACATCGCACGGGGCTCTAACTGGGTGCGCCCTGGCATTGCCATTTACGGTAGTGCGCCCGATTATCCGGAGCATTCTGCCGACCAGTGGAGCTTGCAGCCCACCATGACGCTTGCTGCAAAAATCATAGCGGTTCAGCCAATATCTGCAGGGGATGGGGTCGGGTATGGCTCCAGTTTTGTCGCACAGCAAGACATGCGCTTGGGCGTGGTGGCCTGTGGCTATGCTGACGGTTATCCGCGGATTTGTCCCACTGGCACGCCCGTATTGGTGGACGGTGTACGCTCCCGCACTTTGGGGCGGGTCAGCATGGATATGCTGGCCGTGGACCTCACGCCTGTACCGCAATCCGGTCAGGGCAGTGTGGTGACCTTGTGGGGGCGCGCCGCCAATGGGACCGTGCTGTCCATCGATGAAGTGGCACTGCAGGCTCAGACAGTAAGTTACGAGTTGATGTGTGCGCTGGCCCAGCGTGTCCCCGTGGTGGTGGCGCAATGA
- a CDS encoding tetratricopeptide repeat protein produces MNKQLLVYSGLACFFAVVGPVRAGDMMTNEVSARIDAVLSRMNELSKGPGRTTELIQQFKDEDIAAWPAAFNGKAATALHRRGEAYYFMKDYERALKDLELAAKLVPDNGYILNSLGDVYRARKDEQRALQAYLAAFEVDQKQHAGKAYGYMPLSATLSAANILVNQARYQEALKVVGRYDDTDIRNMAPMWGVRLLRMQGQIQAGMGNEEEALAKFKAALQREKNK; encoded by the coding sequence ATGAACAAACAACTGTTGGTGTACTCAGGTTTGGCCTGTTTTTTTGCGGTGGTAGGTCCAGTCCGGGCGGGCGACATGATGACGAATGAAGTCAGTGCCAGAATCGATGCAGTGTTGAGTCGAATGAACGAGCTAAGCAAAGGGCCGGGTCGGACGACGGAGTTGATACAGCAGTTCAAGGACGAGGATATTGCCGCCTGGCCGGCAGCGTTCAACGGCAAGGCGGCCACGGCATTGCATCGCCGCGGCGAAGCCTACTATTTCATGAAAGACTACGAACGTGCACTCAAGGATTTGGAATTAGCGGCAAAATTGGTGCCGGATAACGGGTATATTTTGAATAGTCTCGGCGATGTATATCGGGCCAGGAAAGACGAGCAGCGGGCATTGCAAGCCTATCTTGCGGCCTTTGAGGTGGATCAGAAGCAGCATGCCGGTAAAGCTTACGGTTATATGCCCCTCAGCGCAACTTTGAGTGCCGCTAATATCCTCGTGAATCAGGCTAGATATCAGGAGGCCTTAAAAGTGGTTGGGCGATATGATGATACTGATATACGGAACATGGCGCCCATGTGGGGTGTCAGGTTGTTGAGAATGCAGGGGCAGATCCAGGCCGGGATGGGGAATGAGGAAGAGGCCCTGGCAAAATTCAAAGCGGCATTGCAACGGGAGAAAAACAAATGA
- a CDS encoding neutral/alkaline non-lysosomal ceramidase N-terminal domain-containing protein → MKSCGTVRCKGWLMAAVGIGLGVSSGLGATPDANRLYAGTAKVDITPAAAEAIDESGRALSLHDPIYARVLVLKNKETSVAIVSVDLEVFPSAKVVAEAKAKWKVEHVLLCATHTHSVMAPKGLLMPPAKPDWTRTADRLAGVDWPGLSSDPWYAATEDKIVAAIGKAMGTLFPANVVAGKGRLESAYMAHNRRLVDKDGKARAMWDNPKRLPTEPVDSTVGVLKVEDDAGKTRVLLVHYACHPVGMMDSGVLTRDYPGAMVDYVEQELGSDCMGMFIQGASGDIDPYDMNLSGAHRFNMVKQAGISLGKCALRVVRAIDTKQNPQGASLQVKESVLTIPCRTADKTFDVGLMTMVVNHAFALVGVPGEPFTQLQLDLTRESPVAMTFMTGVAFCGTGFPFLVYVPTAQALKEGGYGASECSFLETEAGNRMVKEAAASLREMTPAKH, encoded by the coding sequence ATGAAATCATGTGGCACCGTAAGATGTAAGGGGTGGCTGATGGCGGCGGTAGGGATCGGTCTGGGAGTGTCTTCAGGCTTGGGGGCCACGCCTGATGCGAACCGCCTATATGCGGGAACGGCCAAGGTGGATATCACGCCGGCGGCGGCGGAGGCCATCGATGAGTCCGGCCGCGCCCTATCCCTGCATGATCCGATTTATGCCCGGGTGCTCGTGTTGAAGAACAAGGAGACCTCGGTGGCGATCGTCTCGGTAGATCTCGAGGTTTTCCCCTCGGCGAAAGTCGTGGCGGAAGCCAAGGCGAAGTGGAAGGTGGAGCATGTGTTGCTTTGTGCCACGCATACCCATTCGGTCATGGCGCCGAAAGGCTTGCTCATGCCGCCGGCCAAGCCCGACTGGACGCGTACTGCAGACCGTTTGGCGGGTGTTGACTGGCCGGGGCTTTCGTCGGACCCCTGGTATGCGGCTACGGAGGACAAAATAGTGGCCGCGATCGGGAAAGCCATGGGAACCCTGTTTCCTGCCAATGTGGTAGCCGGAAAAGGACGGCTCGAAAGCGCCTACATGGCGCATAACCGCCGCCTGGTAGACAAGGATGGGAAAGCCAGGGCGATGTGGGACAATCCCAAGCGCCTGCCTACGGAGCCCGTTGATTCGACGGTCGGCGTCCTGAAGGTCGAGGACGATGCCGGCAAGACGCGCGTCCTGCTTGTCCACTATGCCTGTCATCCTGTAGGGATGATGGATTCAGGAGTCCTGACGCGGGATTACCCCGGCGCGATGGTGGACTATGTGGAACAGGAGCTGGGCAGTGATTGCATGGGGATGTTCATCCAGGGCGCGTCAGGGGATATCGATCCGTACGACATGAACCTCTCCGGAGCCCATCGGTTCAACATGGTCAAGCAGGCGGGGATCTCTCTCGGGAAATGTGCGCTGCGTGTGGTGCGCGCCATCGATACCAAGCAGAACCCGCAAGGCGCTTCGCTCCAGGTTAAGGAAAGTGTATTGACGATTCCGTGCCGAACCGCGGATAAAACTTTTGACGTCGGACTGATGACGATGGTCGTCAATCATGCGTTTGCCCTGGTGGGTGTTCCGGGAGAGCCTTTCACACAGCTCCAGCTTGACTTGACCCGGGAATCCCCTGTGGCCATGACGTTTATGACGGGAGTGGCCTTTTGCGGTACAGGATTCCCGTTTCTCGTTTATGTCCCCACGGCACAAGCCTTGAAGGAAGGCGGCTATGGCGCCTCCGAGTGTAGTTTCCTGGAAACCGAAGCAGGGAATCGGATGGTGAAAGAGGCGGCGGCAAGCCTTAGGGAAATGACGCCAGCGAAGCATTAA
- a CDS encoding DUF4838 domain-containing protein, producing MNIRYFVAVGMVLANFGKTDAADLVLAEKGRTDYQVVLPDVPLSPDIGESLKQVARLVQAAFKANGADVRVVGESARDALKPSIYLGDTAFARSHGVRASELVGWSYVHKVVGRDVIVAGREQVAVGRKKVNPTAPTFDRIGTAKAALDFLRLYVGTRFLYPDVSGRGEIKDDASVDWLKSPAVEFLTTAVVRVPSDLDVRKSIPLTYNLAWGSSAGFYDLATSRYPVVDEVWGGHTYGRAIPLETYRDTHPEYFALLGGKRLVDPDGMAQYCISNPEVQKLIFEDLISWLDAGYEAVDLGQPDGFRPCQCDNCLKLFGTGSDWGEKLWIFHRTMAEQVAKARPGKKVILMAYSLTDKPPKTFRKFPKNTGLAVSGTNEENLQVWRDYTVPAGFVAYIYNSTPNLGTRYTPMRTPHYVEAQAKRFVAYHIQSIYRDGIGCLFGLEGPVYYTMGRMFDDVDHNRAQELVSEFCSGAFGKASGPMLRFYDQLYHGIELYSEFLGTRCPAWSYTDIYGRSRKFLTDPFQFLGFIYTPTLLAALEKELSQAEKTAETDKVKARLSLVRREFNYVKSLARVIHLYHAYEILPDQALRDRLLDAIDARNAEIASLFESKGPKALPGWAITLFPLPGHNANHLRLYNDGYQEPFKNTCLNWDTKAMRRAPLSGVSRVGVKPATGVVSLDSAEWDGALPQVLEGLPRDTRPNQRTVVRVLYDSTSVYFRLECDLPAVLMAKPAEAELFSIYLAPSSGRDIGYRFTVGPRADSKVDAASGFIADVMDPRYGQFDPDWSGAWSYETRLEPEKNRWLGLVKVPFKSLGVLVPANGTLWRGNFGRTHVGGSGKVERSLWSALGNTKDMDDRTVFGEISFEAEASMRVAKHPLNVSRDEYSAIHGDIPAEWKGITNSPTISLGSWLFRADPGDQGGREGWYAPGIETADWVTVAVPAYWAETEAVGNYQGYGWCRTTFVLPAEWKGRRLRLLFGAVDEQAWVYVNGRLVKEHSEKSEGKGIAELCEEPFAAEVPPQDLEYGKVNTLVVRVHNSIANGGIWRRVLVQAEDAK from the coding sequence GTGAACATTCGTTATTTTGTCGCGGTCGGTATGGTACTCGCAAACTTCGGTAAGACGGATGCGGCTGATCTGGTTCTGGCAGAGAAGGGACGTACCGACTATCAGGTTGTCCTGCCGGATGTTCCGCTTAGTCCTGACATTGGCGAGAGTCTCAAGCAGGTCGCCCGTCTCGTCCAGGCGGCCTTCAAGGCCAATGGGGCTGATGTGCGTGTGGTGGGGGAATCCGCTCGTGATGCCCTGAAGCCGTCGATCTACCTGGGCGACACGGCCTTTGCGCGTAGCCACGGGGTTCGTGCATCGGAACTTGTCGGCTGGAGCTATGTGCACAAGGTGGTTGGTCGTGACGTTATCGTCGCAGGGCGCGAGCAAGTGGCGGTAGGGCGAAAGAAAGTAAATCCCACGGCCCCAACCTTTGACCGGATTGGTACAGCAAAGGCTGCTCTTGATTTCCTTCGTCTCTATGTCGGGACTCGCTTCCTGTACCCCGACGTGTCCGGGCGAGGTGAGATCAAGGATGATGCTTCCGTGGACTGGTTGAAGTCGCCTGCCGTTGAGTTTCTGACCACCGCTGTTGTCAGGGTTCCGTCCGACCTGGATGTCCGGAAGTCAATTCCCCTTACCTACAACCTGGCTTGGGGATCCAGTGCCGGCTTCTACGATCTGGCGACCAGTCGGTATCCGGTTGTGGATGAGGTGTGGGGGGGGCATACCTACGGGAGGGCCATTCCGCTTGAGACGTACCGTGACACTCATCCGGAGTATTTCGCTTTGCTCGGAGGCAAGCGGCTGGTAGATCCTGATGGCATGGCGCAATACTGCATCTCCAATCCTGAGGTGCAGAAGCTCATATTCGAGGATTTGATCTCCTGGCTTGATGCTGGATATGAAGCCGTCGATCTTGGACAGCCGGATGGATTCCGGCCCTGCCAGTGTGATAACTGTCTAAAACTGTTCGGTACCGGTAGTGATTGGGGGGAGAAATTGTGGATATTTCACCGCACTATGGCAGAGCAGGTGGCTAAGGCGAGGCCCGGAAAGAAAGTTATTCTGATGGCCTATAGTCTCACTGACAAGCCTCCGAAAACCTTCAGGAAATTCCCGAAAAACACGGGGTTAGCGGTGAGCGGCACCAATGAGGAAAATCTGCAGGTTTGGCGTGACTACACGGTTCCCGCAGGATTCGTAGCGTACATTTACAATTCTACCCCGAATCTTGGCACCCGTTATACCCCGATGCGTACCCCTCACTATGTTGAAGCCCAGGCAAAGCGCTTTGTCGCGTATCATATCCAATCGATCTATCGCGATGGCATTGGCTGTCTGTTCGGGCTGGAAGGGCCAGTCTATTATACAATGGGCAGAATGTTTGACGATGTGGATCATAACCGGGCCCAGGAGCTTGTGAGTGAATTCTGCAGTGGGGCATTTGGAAAGGCGTCCGGGCCCATGTTGCGCTTCTATGATCAGCTCTATCACGGGATTGAGTTGTACTCGGAATTCCTGGGAACCCGATGTCCTGCGTGGTCGTATACCGATATTTACGGGCGGAGCCGGAAATTCCTCACGGATCCCTTCCAGTTCCTGGGGTTTATCTACACGCCGACCTTATTGGCGGCATTGGAGAAGGAGCTTAGCCAGGCCGAAAAGACGGCGGAAACGGATAAGGTGAAGGCCCGGCTGTCGCTCGTGCGTCGGGAGTTCAATTATGTCAAAAGTCTGGCACGCGTCATCCATCTCTATCACGCGTACGAAATCCTGCCGGATCAGGCCTTACGTGACCGTTTACTGGATGCGATTGATGCCCGCAACGCCGAAATCGCTTCGCTTTTCGAATCCAAAGGGCCTAAGGCATTGCCCGGGTGGGCCATTACTCTTTTCCCACTACCTGGCCACAATGCTAACCATTTGCGGCTATATAATGATGGGTATCAGGAGCCATTTAAGAATACGTGCTTGAACTGGGATACCAAAGCGATGCGCAGGGCCCCGCTATCGGGTGTCAGTCGGGTTGGTGTTAAGCCGGCTACAGGGGTGGTCTCATTGGATTCAGCGGAATGGGATGGCGCCTTGCCGCAGGTTTTGGAAGGACTTCCTAGGGATACCCGTCCGAACCAGCGAACCGTGGTTCGCGTGTTGTACGACAGCACCAGTGTGTATTTCCGGTTGGAATGTGATTTGCCTGCTGTCCTGATGGCGAAGCCTGCGGAGGCGGAGTTGTTCTCTATTTACCTGGCACCATCCTCTGGACGGGACATTGGCTACCGGTTCACCGTCGGGCCGCGAGCTGATTCCAAGGTGGATGCGGCGAGCGGATTTATCGCCGATGTGATGGATCCGCGCTACGGTCAGTTCGATCCTGACTGGAGTGGTGCCTGGTCGTATGAAACGAGACTTGAGCCGGAGAAAAACCGTTGGCTGGGACTGGTCAAGGTGCCATTCAAGTCATTGGGGGTTTTGGTCCCTGCTAACGGGACTCTCTGGCGTGGGAATTTCGGGCGGACACATGTTGGTGGGTCAGGCAAGGTTGAGCGTTCCCTCTGGTCGGCTCTTGGTAATACAAAAGACATGGATGACCGGACGGTGTTCGGCGAGATTAGTTTCGAGGCGGAAGCCTCGATGCGAGTGGCGAAGCACCCCTTAAATGTATCGCGTGACGAGTACAGTGCCATTCATGGGGATATCCCCGCTGAATGGAAAGGAATCACGAATTCGCCGACGATTTCATTAGGGTCATGGCTGTTTCGGGCGGATCCCGGTGATCAGGGAGGACGGGAGGGATGGTATGCCCCCGGGATTGAGACGGCAGATTGGGTTACGGTTGCGGTTCCGGCTTATTGGGCTGAGACCGAGGCGGTTGGTAACTATCAGGGTTATGGCTGGTGCCGGACTACCTTTGTATTGCCAGCAGAGTGGAAGGGGCGACGGCTTCGGCTATTGTTCGGCGCTGTCGATGAACAAGCTTGGGTGTATGTCAACGGGCGCTTGGTGAAAGAACATAGTGAGAAGTCCGAAGGGAAGGGGATCGCTGAACTCTGCGAGGAACCTTTTGCCGCTGAAGTTCCGCCTCAGGACCTGGAGTACGGCAAGGTCAACACACTGGTCGTCCGGGTTCATAACTCTATTGCCAATGGTGGCATTTGGCGCAGGGTGCTTGTTCAGGCCGAAGATGCGAAATAA
- a CDS encoding alcohol dehydrogenase catalytic domain-containing protein — protein MKAIIYVGKDKLEVQEVPVPVVGPEQILLKNHYASICGSDIHILAGKHPRVVPPLIMGHEGSAEVAAIGPSAKTELNVGDRVVVEPLLSCGHCYACKTGLQHICHTLGLYGIDKPGLFAEYVAVDAARVFKLPDTISLDVAALIEPIAVAVHSVRRSNIKVGDRVCVQGAGPIGILTALMARMAGASRVLISDKQAFRLDLARQYGLETIDLNTQDPVEEVKKATGGWGADVVFEVVGISATAMLSPDLCRVRGTICAVSHPKEPLMMNMLRCNFKELTITTVRVYEMFDFTRAIEIAASNAIDFSKILSRPFSLDEAEAAFDAAKSGNTVMKVLFKIS, from the coding sequence ATGAAGGCGATAATATATGTGGGTAAGGATAAGCTGGAAGTGCAAGAGGTGCCCGTGCCTGTTGTTGGGCCGGAACAGATACTTCTGAAGAACCATTATGCGTCGATTTGCGGTAGCGATATTCATATTTTGGCGGGAAAGCATCCCCGTGTGGTCCCGCCGTTGATCATGGGGCACGAAGGATCTGCGGAAGTGGCGGCCATCGGGCCGTCGGCCAAAACAGAGCTGAACGTCGGCGACCGGGTGGTGGTGGAACCGCTCCTTTCATGCGGTCACTGCTATGCCTGTAAAACCGGATTGCAGCACATCTGTCACACCCTGGGGCTCTATGGCATTGATAAGCCCGGACTGTTTGCCGAATATGTCGCGGTGGACGCGGCGCGCGTTTTCAAGCTGCCGGATACCATTTCACTTGACGTGGCGGCCCTCATTGAGCCGATCGCCGTTGCGGTTCATTCCGTGCGGCGATCCAACATCAAAGTGGGTGACCGGGTCTGTGTCCAAGGTGCCGGTCCAATCGGCATTCTCACGGCGCTTATGGCCCGTATGGCCGGGGCGTCACGGGTATTGATCAGTGACAAACAGGCATTCCGGCTGGATCTCGCCCGGCAGTACGGACTGGAAACCATCGACCTCAACACGCAAGACCCGGTTGAAGAAGTCAAAAAAGCCACGGGCGGATGGGGCGCGGATGTGGTGTTCGAAGTGGTGGGCATTTCGGCGACGGCCATGCTTTCACCCGATTTGTGCCGGGTCCGCGGCACGATCTGTGCCGTGAGCCATCCCAAAGAACCGCTGATGATGAATATGTTGCGCTGCAATTTCAAGGAACTGACCATCACCACGGTTCGGGTGTATGAAATGTTCGATTTCACGCGTGCCATTGAGATTGCCGCCTCGAACGCAATCGATTTCTCAAAGATCCTCTCACGGCCGTTTTCTCTGGATGAAGCCGAGGCCGCGTTTGATGCCGCCAAAAGTGGGAACACCGTGATGAAAGTGTTGTTCAAGATTTCTTGA